The proteins below come from a single Halostagnicola larsenii XH-48 genomic window:
- a CDS encoding DUF7527 domain-containing protein — protein MDSRTQERVERWDSRPFTGGYNELSTLADTDFSGVVTASGTWLFMLNGRVVGVVDGEIMAFERASGTIYAAPHDSLPLLCSMQAQGGETRASYYTNETPLSEVDQTLKDGSFTGYIELSEQVLSGDYYAVYYGGRRMAAAYIGNAQRLLTGEEAFERAADEVGIYEVVDVEIDVTDVPESSGQSASPSSSSEETAPASADSPSSTDEESNAVTMDSTSTAENTDETTSADEPSSNTGTEPPAGSSSTAQSQETARPASASELREVSDLTDIDDESDSTASSSSQSSDGEPSSDETGSATVSYTDESTDEAADDDGTGDSSVTETVAERPESSAEQDDQQPTRIESAETPSQEEPADAAETPSESTANSAGPSLEDEGDVQEDAGADQSDQTAQSPEAPPHEEPAESDDESTDSEEEGELDARLKQEERWRETRSIPSIDPEKSEHVGAVQRQSTDSGTDERRERRAQSSETARADETTGGDPRQDHSRTDTAAASNADGTEQESTGDSPSNAAESVRSRPDGTSPETTVDEYEQRIETLTQHARELESRRETLEAENAELESERDRLRAENQELSATVEQLNARITELETACERLRNADAIDAEAGTAGFGDTKADQQLSPREALSGTNLFVRYASKSDPTLQTAHDGADERDAVASNLQIEQHTTFDSSNVAVAGRSYEDFLADTMEYQFVDWLVQTLLFEIRDTGHGDALADLYDAIPRIDRAELQASISLEDDETDDVPEEVTFDVVAFDKMGNPLVVANCNDSRDPASEEMLAALEEAASAVTANYPDLGAAMVVTASYFEPGALEVTEQATSSGFLSRGSKLSYVNLSRKQGYHLALVESRSSGFHMNVPEL, from the coding sequence ATGGACTCGCGCACGCAAGAGCGCGTCGAACGATGGGATTCTCGTCCCTTTACTGGCGGTTACAACGAACTTTCCACGCTCGCTGATACCGACTTTTCGGGCGTCGTGACCGCGAGTGGAACGTGGTTGTTTATGCTAAACGGTCGCGTCGTCGGCGTCGTCGACGGCGAGATAATGGCCTTCGAACGTGCATCCGGAACGATTTACGCCGCACCACACGATTCGTTACCGCTGCTTTGTTCGATGCAAGCACAGGGAGGAGAAACCAGGGCAAGCTACTACACGAACGAAACGCCCCTTTCGGAAGTCGACCAGACGCTCAAAGACGGCTCGTTTACCGGCTATATCGAACTGAGCGAACAGGTTCTAAGCGGCGATTACTACGCCGTCTACTACGGCGGTCGACGGATGGCTGCGGCGTACATCGGCAACGCACAACGACTGCTCACCGGCGAGGAAGCGTTCGAACGCGCCGCAGACGAGGTTGGCATCTACGAAGTCGTCGACGTCGAAATCGACGTGACAGACGTACCGGAGAGTAGCGGCCAGTCGGCGTCACCGTCCAGTTCGAGCGAGGAAACCGCGCCAGCATCGGCTGATTCTCCCAGTTCCACTGACGAGGAATCGAACGCCGTAACGATGGACTCAACGTCCACAGCAGAGAACACGGACGAGACGACATCGGCCGACGAACCCTCGTCCAACACAGGGACGGAACCACCGGCCGGCTCGAGTTCGACCGCGCAATCCCAGGAGACCGCTCGACCGGCGTCCGCGTCGGAACTTCGCGAAGTGTCGGATCTGACCGATATCGACGACGAGTCCGATTCCACCGCCAGTTCGTCCTCCCAGTCAAGCGACGGCGAGCCGTCGTCGGACGAGACCGGCTCCGCTACGGTGTCGTATACGGACGAATCCACTGATGAAGCGGCCGACGACGACGGAACGGGTGACTCGAGCGTGACGGAAACGGTTGCTGAACGTCCGGAATCGAGCGCCGAGCAAGATGATCAGCAACCGACACGGATCGAATCGGCGGAAACGCCGTCGCAAGAAGAGCCAGCAGATGCCGCTGAAACCCCATCCGAATCGACCGCCAATTCAGCCGGTCCGTCGCTCGAGGACGAGGGCGATGTACAAGAAGACGCGGGGGCAGATCAGTCCGACCAGACCGCACAGTCGCCCGAAGCCCCACCGCACGAGGAACCGGCCGAATCCGACGACGAGTCGACAGATTCCGAGGAGGAAGGAGAACTCGACGCACGCTTGAAACAAGAAGAGCGCTGGCGCGAGACGCGGAGCATTCCATCGATCGATCCGGAAAAGTCAGAGCACGTCGGCGCGGTCCAGCGCCAATCGACCGACAGTGGTACAGACGAACGCCGGGAGCGACGGGCCCAATCGTCGGAAACTGCGCGCGCGGACGAGACGACGGGCGGCGATCCGAGGCAGGATCACTCGAGGACGGACACAGCGGCTGCGTCGAACGCCGACGGTACCGAGCAGGAATCCACGGGCGATTCCCCCTCGAACGCGGCAGAATCCGTGCGGAGTCGACCCGACGGTACCTCGCCCGAAACGACGGTCGATGAGTACGAACAGCGAATCGAGACGCTCACCCAGCACGCCCGAGAACTCGAGTCGAGACGGGAGACCCTCGAGGCCGAGAACGCGGAACTCGAATCCGAACGCGACCGGTTGCGAGCCGAGAATCAGGAGCTTTCTGCGACGGTCGAGCAACTCAACGCGAGGATAACCGAACTCGAGACAGCGTGTGAGCGGCTTCGCAACGCGGATGCGATCGACGCCGAGGCCGGCACGGCAGGGTTCGGCGACACAAAAGCGGACCAGCAACTGTCACCACGCGAAGCACTTTCGGGGACGAACCTGTTCGTCCGATACGCTTCGAAGAGCGATCCAACGCTCCAGACGGCCCACGACGGTGCCGACGAGCGAGATGCGGTCGCCTCGAATCTCCAGATCGAACAGCACACGACATTCGATTCGTCGAACGTGGCTGTCGCGGGTCGGTCATACGAGGACTTTCTCGCAGATACGATGGAGTACCAGTTCGTCGATTGGCTCGTTCAGACGCTGCTTTTCGAGATTCGAGATACGGGACACGGCGACGCACTCGCCGATCTCTACGACGCGATTCCGCGGATCGACCGGGCGGAGCTTCAGGCGTCGATCTCACTCGAGGACGACGAGACCGACGATGTCCCCGAGGAGGTAACCTTCGACGTCGTCGCGTTCGACAAAATGGGGAACCCGCTGGTCGTCGCGAATTGCAACGACTCGCGCGATCCGGCGAGCGAAGAAATGCTTGCAGCCCTAGAGGAGGCGGCTTCAGCCGTCACGGCGAATTACCCGGATCTCGGGGCGGCCATGGTCGTCACCGCGAGTTATTTCGAACCCGGCGCGCTCGAGGTGACCGAACAGGCGACAAGTAGCGGCTTTCTCAGCCGCGGCTCGAAGCTCAGCTACGTCAACCTCTCGCGAAAACAGGGCTACCACCTCGCGCTCGTCGAGTCGCGCTCGAGCGGCTTCCACATGAACGTCCCAGAACTCTAA
- a CDS encoding UPF0058 family protein translates to MHKDELLELHEELVVIMEYFSQRENVDEELFDPYRQLDVDPSHVHKSKSEHKHAVFVLGNALASAMSEDEFSSAGRIGKRMAELADDAESKI, encoded by the coding sequence ATGCACAAAGACGAACTCCTCGAGCTCCACGAAGAACTTGTCGTCATCATGGAGTATTTTTCCCAACGCGAGAACGTCGACGAGGAGCTGTTCGATCCGTATCGCCAGCTGGATGTGGATCCGTCCCACGTACACAAATCGAAGAGCGAACACAAACACGCGGTGTTCGTCCTCGGCAACGCGCTGGCAAGTGCGATGAGCGAAGACGAGTTCTCGAGCGCCGGCCGAATCGGCAAGCGGATGGCAGAACTCGCCGACGACGCGGAATCGAAAATATAG
- a CDS encoding DUF5793 family protein, giving the protein MRREHFTLDVSNVDWVNTDSTPRKPEVSIEFTGPTTELRKRLTGPDGGLLEADETDASLRLQSPLGGEGEVAGVVSVTNRVTGEFILELNENASDVLQFIQAARGYGEHTAQDDGRYEVEISIDGDPFVSYDKRTFLVYDDEGSLLRQHSLIPSGVEL; this is encoded by the coding sequence ATGAGGCGCGAGCACTTCACGCTAGATGTCAGCAATGTCGACTGGGTCAATACCGATAGCACCCCTCGGAAACCGGAGGTATCCATCGAATTTACCGGCCCGACGACGGAACTTCGCAAGCGCCTGACAGGACCGGACGGCGGCCTGCTCGAGGCCGACGAGACCGACGCGTCGCTTCGATTGCAATCGCCGCTCGGCGGGGAAGGGGAGGTAGCGGGAGTCGTCAGCGTCACGAACAGGGTCACCGGAGAGTTCATCCTCGAGCTAAACGAAAACGCGAGCGACGTCCTCCAGTTCATTCAGGCCGCTCGAGGATACGGGGAACACACCGCACAGGACGACGGTCGCTACGAAGTCGAGATCAGCATCGACGGTGACCCGTTCGTCAGCTACGACAAACGCACGTTCCTCGTCTACGACGACGAGGGAAGCCTCCTGCGCCAACACAGTTTGATCCCGAGCGGCGTCGAACTGTAA
- a CDS encoding class I SAM-dependent methyltransferase, with the protein MSNRADVRRTYDRIADHFASTREYAWPEVEAFVADAPASSVGLDLGCGNCRHAELLADRTDHVLGLDASRGLLETARSRALERGFEVDLLQGDAARIPLEDGTIDLAVYVATIQHLPTEASRRTSLNELARVLTPTGRALVSTWSTAHDTFDETESFDTTVEWTLPDGETVDRFYHIYSPEAFEAAIEDSDLELLAFELSSGNCYATVGGS; encoded by the coding sequence ATGAGCAATCGCGCCGACGTTCGTCGCACGTACGATCGGATCGCCGATCACTTCGCCTCGACGCGCGAGTACGCCTGGCCCGAGGTCGAGGCCTTCGTCGCGGACGCGCCAGCCTCGAGCGTCGGACTCGACCTCGGCTGTGGCAACTGCCGGCACGCCGAACTCCTCGCGGACCGAACCGATCACGTCCTCGGCCTCGACGCCAGCCGCGGATTGCTCGAGACGGCCCGCTCGAGGGCTTTGGAACGGGGTTTCGAGGTCGACCTGCTTCAGGGAGACGCCGCTCGTATCCCCCTCGAGGATGGAACAATCGATCTCGCAGTCTACGTCGCCACGATTCAGCACCTCCCCACCGAGGCGAGCAGACGGACGAGTCTGAACGAATTGGCTCGAGTGCTCACGCCCACCGGTCGGGCGCTGGTTAGTACGTGGTCGACGGCCCACGACACGTTCGACGAAACCGAGTCGTTCGATACGACCGTCGAGTGGACGCTTCCGGACGGCGAAACGGTCGACCGGTTCTACCACATCTACTCACCGGAAGCGTTCGAAGCCGCGATAGAGGACAGCGACCTCGAACTGCTGGCGTTCGAACTCTCGAGCGGTAACTGCTACGCGACCGTGGGTGGCTCGTAG
- a CDS encoding ZIP family metal transporter produces MVGTLTQALSYTMLAVVAALVGGIIAVYRTPGPQMESNVQHFAAGVVFAAVAAELLPDVHTRAPIVVVIGFAIGVATMLGIHRLSKYVEKRDIGGKMADAAGLLITVGIDMLIDGVLIGVTFLAEAATGVLIAVALAIEVLFLGATGVIALPEETSTVKKLAVPAGFGILLLTGVITGVLVFDGVTGTPIALVLAFGSAALLYLVTEELLVKAQEVPETPTSTTLFFVGFLLIFLIDMLH; encoded by the coding sequence ATGGTTGGGACGCTAACTCAAGCGCTTTCGTACACTATGTTGGCGGTCGTCGCCGCGCTCGTCGGGGGAATTATAGCAGTCTACCGCACGCCAGGACCACAAATGGAGAGCAATGTCCAGCACTTCGCGGCTGGCGTCGTGTTCGCCGCCGTCGCCGCCGAACTTCTCCCAGATGTCCATACACGCGCTCCAATCGTGGTTGTCATTGGATTTGCGATCGGTGTCGCCACCATGCTTGGCATCCATCGACTCAGTAAGTACGTCGAAAAGCGGGATATCGGCGGAAAGATGGCGGATGCCGCTGGCCTGCTGATCACCGTGGGTATCGACATGCTGATCGATGGCGTCCTGATCGGCGTGACGTTTCTGGCGGAGGCGGCCACGGGTGTTCTCATTGCAGTGGCACTCGCAATCGAGGTCCTATTTCTCGGCGCAACCGGCGTCATAGCACTACCGGAAGAGACGAGTACAGTGAAGAAACTCGCCGTCCCTGCCGGGTTCGGGATTCTACTGCTGACCGGAGTGATCACTGGCGTACTCGTGTTCGACGGCGTTACGGGCACTCCGATCGCGCTCGTACTCGCGTTCGGATCTGCTGCCCTTCTTTACTTGGTGACCGAGGAACTCCTCGTCAAAGCCCAGGAGGTACCGGAAACACCGACATCCACGACGCTGTTCTTTGTCGGATTTCTTCTTATCTTTCTCATTGATATGTTGCACTGA
- a CDS encoding DICT sensory domain-containing protein: MTLSAFLERVGETTRTIELYAPEPLPELTEQFERRNSTTEYRSLPAATDDGFLIVFENGRFRASIGLTAAQEFLDPPISEPWAEHFVGAAYLRLLEVLENTLTSPLSRRQLLATARDIEHRAWHVGHGTLRVGFQNLSAYEDQLPVYDRLARETDLEIHVYGGADWNAPVGLSPTIHRETAAEIGTFWFLVYDGGDDPLGPYALLAREEDDGTYTGFWSSDPELVADLDAYLLETYG; this comes from the coding sequence ATGACGCTTTCTGCGTTTCTCGAGCGCGTCGGGGAGACCACCCGAACGATCGAACTCTACGCGCCGGAGCCGCTGCCGGAACTGACCGAGCAGTTCGAGCGCCGGAACAGTACGACGGAGTACCGATCGCTTCCAGCGGCCACCGATGACGGGTTTCTCATCGTCTTCGAGAACGGGCGCTTTCGGGCGTCGATCGGGCTCACCGCTGCACAGGAGTTCCTCGACCCGCCGATCAGCGAGCCCTGGGCCGAACACTTCGTCGGTGCCGCGTACCTCCGCCTGCTAGAGGTCCTCGAGAATACGCTTACGTCCCCGCTCAGTCGACGCCAACTCCTGGCGACCGCGCGAGATATCGAACACCGCGCCTGGCACGTCGGTCACGGAACGCTTCGAGTCGGGTTCCAGAATCTGTCCGCATACGAGGACCAACTCCCCGTCTACGACCGACTCGCGCGAGAAACGGACCTCGAGATCCACGTCTACGGCGGGGCCGACTGGAACGCACCGGTCGGACTGTCGCCGACGATCCATCGCGAAACGGCCGCCGAAATCGGTACGTTCTGGTTTCTCGTCTACGACGGCGGCGACGATCCGCTCGGACCCTACGCGTTGCTCGCTCGAGAGGAGGACGACGGAACCTACACCGGCTTCTGGAGTTCTGACCCGGAACTGGTCGCCGACCTCGACGCGTACCTGCTCGAGACGTACGGCTGA
- a CDS encoding DUF7344 domain-containing protein, whose product MSNDAVDPKVIDAVFDVLCKRDRRYALYFLLEHDRVSIQDLGNVVTGWVKADSSEIGHKDDRDTMVTAFRHRHVPLLIESSLVDYDEATESLSLSPCSDDARSLIERACAEETGA is encoded by the coding sequence ATGAGCAACGACGCTGTCGATCCGAAGGTGATCGATGCCGTATTCGACGTTCTTTGTAAGCGTGATCGCCGGTATGCCCTCTACTTTCTGCTCGAGCACGACCGCGTCTCCATACAAGATCTCGGGAACGTCGTTACCGGCTGGGTGAAAGCCGACTCCTCCGAGATCGGTCACAAAGACGACCGAGATACCATGGTGACCGCTTTCCGACACCGTCACGTTCCCCTGCTGATCGAATCGAGCCTCGTCGACTACGACGAGGCGACCGAATCGCTCTCGCTGTCGCCGTGTTCCGACGACGCTCGATCGCTCATCGAACGAGCCTGCGCCGAAGAGACCGGGGCGTGA